A portion of the Podospora pseudoanserina strain CBS 124.78 chromosome 2, whole genome shotgun sequence genome contains these proteins:
- a CDS encoding hypothetical protein (EggNog:ENOG503PAKI; COG:S), with protein sequence MRNVLSSKLAQFTYAQIIDGLPIEDVAWDQRIPAVYGNHPIEHHPELCPGALEFALEYKDKLDFELLSFPRELTTKYVQSTPDSKVFNTRLIELVAMALNLIGILLFDVGIEVHQGTGGRSIEAITHWKQDPDDETLPTMFHHPYHLHGDIYPLGVSNLVGYWAEDRILGGVNLAQPPNVYIITSRAGTTPRYWQLLDSQQEGLVDFFLKEDDAGKGPLLLMCTEENKVRIDERFAVVPRGVYRDVWQRLPPSEKHMRHMDRRPRREGDYPRMERWI encoded by the exons ATGAGAAACGTCCTTTCTAGTAAGCTAGCTCAGTTCACCTACGCTCAAATTATCGACGGTCTTCCGATTGAAGACGTAGCCTGGGACCAGCGCATCCCTGCCGTCTATGGCAACCACCCCATTGAGCACCACCCTGAACTCTGCCCCGGCGCTCTAGAGTTTGCCCTTGAGTACAAGGACAAGCTTGACTTTGAGCTCCTGTCTTTTCCCCGTGAGTTGACAACCAAGTACGTCCAATCCACGCCTGATAGCAAGGTTTTCAACACTCGCCTCATTGAGCTCGTTGCTATGGCTTTGAATTTAATAGGGATTCTTCTGTTCGATGTTGGTATCGAAGTTCACCAGGGAACGGGAGGTCGTTCCATCGAGGCGATTACCCACTGGAAGCAAGACCCGGATGATGAGACGCTTCCTACTATGTTTCACCACCCTTACCATTTACATGGTGATATTTACCCCTTGGGGGTGTCAAACCTGGTTGGTTACTGGGCTGAGGACAGGATTTTGGGAGGTGTG AATCTTGCTCAGCCGCCGAACGTCTACATTATTACTAGCCGGGCGGGGACTACGCCTAGGTACTGGCAGCTGTTGGATAGTCAACAGGAAGGGTTGGTTGATTTTTTCttgaaggaggatgatgccgGGAAGGGTCCGCTTCTGCTGATGTGTACGGAGGAGAACAAGGTTAGGATTGATGAAAGGTTTGCGGTTGTGCCGAGGGGGGTGTATAGGGATGTTTGGCAACGGTTGCCGCCGTCGGAAAAGCATATGAGGCATATGGATCGGAGGCctaggagggagggggattaCCCGAGGATGGAACGGTGGATTTGA
- the GLN1_2 gene encoding glutamate--ammonia ligase (BUSCO:EOG09262MXH; EggNog:ENOG503NVDA; COG:F): protein MNGKANMLLQADPSHITYTENLQKFLRLPQGGKIIAEYIWVDSEGGVRSKSRTLDAKDTDYTPAELPMWNFDGSSTGQAPGENSDIYLQPVAVFPDPFRGTPNILVLAECLNNDGTPNKYNHRHECAKLMEAHAEHKPWFGLEQEYTLLDLNDRPYGWPKNGYPAPQGPYYCGVGAGKVVMRDIVEAHYKCCLYAGVKISGTNAEVMPAQWEYQVGPCEGIEMGDHLWLSRFLLHRVAEEFGAKVSFDPKPIPGDWNGAGLHSNFSTKEMREEGGMKHIEAAIKKLESRHAEHIAVYGEGNEKRLTGRHETGSIDTFSYGVANRGASIRIPRECAAKGYGYFEDRRPASNADPYQITGIIMETCFGAVSE, encoded by the exons ATGAACGGGAAGGCTAACATGCTTCTTCAGGCCGACCCATCACATATCACCTACACGGAGAACTTGCAAAAGTTCCTCCGTCTGCCTCAGGGCGGCAAGATCATTGCCGAGTACATCTGGGTCGACAGTGAGGGCGGTGTCCGCTCAAAATCAAGG ACTCTTGATGCCAAGGACACCGATTATACTCCCGCTGAGCTTCCCATGTGGAACTTTGACGGTTCCTCCACTGGCCAGGCTCCCGGCGAGAACTCAGATATCTACCTCCAGCCCGTTGCTGTCTTCCCCGACCCGTTCAGGGGTACCCCCAACATTCT TGTTCTTGCCGAGTGCTTGAACAACGATGGCACCCCCAACAAGTACAACCACCGCCATGAGTGCGCCAAGTTGATGGAGGCTCACGCCGAGCACAAGCCGTGGTTCGGTCTTGAGCAGGAGTACACTCTGCTCGACCTCAACGACCGTCCCTATGGCTGGCCCAAGAACGGTTACCCTGCTCCTCAGGGCCCCTACTACTGCGGTGTCGGTGCTGGCAAAGTTGTCATGCGTGACATCGTCGAGGCTCACTACAAGTGCTGCTTGTATGCCGGCGTCAAGATCTCTGGCACCAACGCCGAGGTGATGCCCGCTCAGTGGGAGTACCAGGTCGGCCCTTGCGAGGGTATCGAGATGGGTGACCACCTTTGGCTCTCTcgcttccttctccaccgTGTGGCCGAGGAGTTCGGTGCCAAGGTCTCTTTCGACCCCAAGCCCATTCCCGGCGACTGGAACGGTGCCGGTCTTCACAGCAACTTCTCCACCAAGGAGATgcgtgaggagggcggcatGAAGCACATCGaggccgccatcaagaagctcgagagCCGCCACGCCGAGCATATTGCCGTGTACGGCGAGGGTAACGAGAAGCGCCTTACCGGCCGTCACGAGACTGGCTCTATCGACACCTTCTCCTACGGCGTCGCTAACCGCGGCGCCTCTATCCGTATCCCAAGGGAATGCGCGGCCAAGGGTTATGGCTACTTTGAGGATCGCCGTCCCGCTTCCAACGCCGACCCATATCAAATCACCGGTATTATCATGGAGACCTGCTTCGGTGCTGTCTCTGAGTAG
- a CDS encoding hypothetical protein (EggNog:ENOG503PQGA) produces MNWIDGDLHRSKRGRLRKVNPAKQRQKEYFARIRAQAEEREAARNDGRRSSSRQTVILAHQPSPQPGRRGSSSGIQNQYSPGHEEAIEQLRSFFKVPARQDSHGSATHQPLEQPLRNRGSETLLAKYGEEKLKEMRLKFLADLGRDPTPDPLKRRRRPEPPPRPDPWLHAPVVRHGPGNAPSHADTRKRKLDLSVPAIGRDAVKIRVGSQQKRLGAEGSAISGWSTIRTASQARTEKTSHPARPSSQHTYRNSSRLRQRSGHSLSKTPLSSHMDSNERIRGEYTIPLVPGSIDPSSSSSPLGRHVSRSRTSNFARQHYPDSQDTNSTVARVGQMVPNVPASQKHSNSKWNNWFRRQETSNKEMGAGTQQSPEVQISPGISQRHQQETESSWAGFSEDLPSFPYSQESTSTAFDHPTKQPISHGSEDTSEALDRYEQLLAMAQGTQKYDGYSYSASTIDSFTDNSGLNTLSSPGERNMYRDNLDKRQADRLEDGSVTNSSSSLNLTRKFGDENTSNSCFSSLVSGQIDNPTVDATELWGSGSYHHGGENTITTPDPQNHQLILSSSISSGNIANSFGNSWPKESPSLERSCEVPHQQITTHTLEADEGWRSFVFGDDSSNIIESMAFTQASRDAARALQPSRSSSLSYTKGPPEMEINSTAATGCPLYTADIGQPSDSVEPWSSSDVPSLGAIASSSIIESDAGISASHIDDISQGTPQSQNGGSQSQSIRCASILSEEPGSKVLDDQGYRHLSDAEPNNQNTTSTESVSQESPRGEPGRAHTSGSAGYVGSNSSGSLPASVDLSSAAPALAPPRSVGVKQSGVQGVEDQTRFAPPKLFMGSRSQLQERRKAPVVARAATKRRGRPRKRAVDGRADIRSIPNYSSDPIEDFEDQQPTHTSIFPALELA; encoded by the exons ATGAACTGGATTGATGGAGATCTTCATCGTTCGAAACGCGGCAGACTGAGAAAGGTTAACCCTGCTAAGCAACGCCAGAAGGAGTACTTTGCTCGCATTAGAGCCCAAGCCGAAGAAAGGGAGGCTGCTAGAAACGACGGCAGGCGCTCGTCATCTCGCCAAACAGTGATACTTGCACATCAACCATCGCCTCAGCCGGGCCGAAGGGGATCATCCTCAGGCATTCAGAACCAATATAGCCCAGGCCATGAGGAAGCCATCGAACAGCTTCGGTCATTCTTCAAGGTCCCAGCTCGACAGGACAGTCACGGTTCAGCAACCCATCAACCGCTTGAACAGCCGCTACGTAACCGGGGGTCTGAAACACTGCTTGCCAAGTATGGGGAagagaagctcaaggagatgaGGCTGAAGTTTCTCGCAGACCTGG GTCGAGATCCAACGCCGGATCCTTTGAAGCGCCGCCGACGACCCgaacctcctccacgaccGGACCCTTGGCTGCATGCACCAGTAGTACGACATGGACCAGGTAATGCGCCTTCGCATGCCGATACCCGAAAGCGCAAACTTGACCTGTCAGTACCGGCCATTGGCCGTGATGCCGTCAAGATTCGAGTGGGAAGTCAACAAAAGAGACTTGGTGCTGAAGGTTCGGCCATCAGCGGATGGAGCACTATCAGAACAGCTAGCCAGGCGCGCACTGAGAAGACTTCGCATCCGGCAAGACCATCCTCGCAGCATACCTATAGAA ACTCTAGCCGGTTGCGTCAGAGGAGTGGGCATTCATTATCCAAGACACCATTATCTTCACATATGGATAGTAATGAGCGGATCAGAGGAGAGTATACTATTCCTTTGGTTCCTGGCTCTATtgatccatcatcatcctcatcgccttTAGGTCGCCATGTCTCACGGTCAAGGACTAGCAATTTCGCTCGACAACACTACCCGGACTCTCAAGACACGAATAGTACCGTCGCACGTGTAGGTCAGATGGTTCCAAATGTTCCAGCCTCCCAGAAACATTCGAATTCCAAATGGAATAACTGGTTTCGTCGCCAAGAGACTTCGAACAAGGAGATGGGTGCTGGGACCCAGCAGTCGCCGGAAGTGCAGATCAGCCCCGGGATCAGCCAGAGGCATCAGCAAGAGACGGAATCATCCTGGGCAGGTTTCTCAGAAGATCTACCTTCATTTCCATATTCGCAGGAATCCACCAGTACTGCCTTTGACCATCCTACGAAGCAACCTATCAGTCATGGTTCAGAAGATACCTCAGAGGCTCTTGATCGATACGAGCAGCTGTTGGCGATGGCTCAAGGAACCCAGAAGTACGACGGTTATTCATATTCGGCGAGCACCATCGACAGTTTCACAGATAACAGCGGTCTGAATACGCTCAGCAGCCCTGGAGAGAGGAACATGTATCGCGATAATCTTGATAAACGCCAGGCAGACCGCCTCGAAGATGGCAGCGTTACGAACAGTAGCTCCAGCTTGAATCTCACCAGGAAGTTTGGGGACGAGAATACAAGCAACAGCTGCTTCAGCAGTCTCGTGTCTGGCCAGATCGATAACCCCACAGTCGACGCTACCGAACTCTGGGGATCCGGTAGCTATCATCATGGCGGCGAAAacacaatcaccaccccgGACCCTCAAAACCATCAGCTCATATTAAGTAGCAGCATATCGAGTGGCAACATCGCAAACTCTTTCGGCAATTCATGGCCGAAAGAATCACCATCTCTCGAACGCTCTTGTGAGGTTCCACACCAACAGATCACGACACATACCCTCGAGGCTGACGAGGGATGGCGGTCATTTGTATTCGGTGATGATAGTAGCAATATTATTGAGTCCATGGCGTTCACCCAAGCATCGCGGGATGCCGCCCGAGCATTGCAGCCATCTAGGTCTTCAAGCTTGTCATATACCAAGGGGCCACCGGAGATGGAAATCAACAGTACTGCGGCAACAGGCTGTCCATTGTACACAGCTGATATTGGCCAGCCGTCTGACTCTGTTGAGCCATGGTCTTCATCAGACGTCCCAAGCCTCGGGGCCATTGCTAGCAGTAGCATTATTGAGTCGGATGCGGGAATTTCTGCAAGTCACATAGACGACATCAGTCAAGGCACTCCCCAATCACAGAATGGGGGTTCCCAGAGCCAGTCCATTCGTTGTGCATCTATCCTCAGTGAGGAGCCTGGCAGCAAAGTCCTTGATGACCAGGGATACAGACACTTATCAGACGCCGAGCCTAACAACCAGAACACGACCAGTACGGAATCTGTCAGCCAGGAGTCTCCCCGTGGGGAACCAGGTAGGGCTCATACATCGGGATCTGCGGGCTACGTGGGGAGCAATAGTTCGGGATCGTTACCCGCATCTGTTGACCTATCGTCTGCGGCGCCAGCTCTGGCACCCCCGCGGTCTGTGGGGGTCAAACAGTCAGGGGTCCAAGGAGTTGAAGACCAAACACGGTTTGCCCCACCAAAGCTCTTTATGGGCAGCCGTTCACAGCTCCAGGAACGACGCAAAGCGCCAGTAGTTGCCAGAGCTGCAACCAAGAGAAGAGGTCGGCCGAGGAAGCGAGCCGTTGATGGCCGGGCTGATATTCGAAGCATTCCGAATTACTCCAGCGATCCCATCGAGGATTTCGAGGATCAACAGCCTACACATACATCGATATTTCCAGCCCTTGAACTTGCTTGA
- the NIT3 gene encoding Omega-amidase nit3 (EggNog:ENOG503NTXY; COG:E), with translation MRASTTTTLRTLRRLTSLSRHPTQTISCAQLPLPSFFRKMSSSPPPSAQTTPGTTLLRQPVTLACIQLPSTSTKSDNLSHAATAVSSAVKSTSAKIVVLPECFNSPYGTDHFPSYAEPLPADPSNPLPDLNPSFLALQNIARDNKVYLIGGSIPELVVDSNNNEKKYYNTSLIFSPEGKLLATHRKVHLFDIDIPGGITFTESDILSPGNKLTIVDLPEYGKIAVAICYDIRFPELATIAARKGCFALIYPGAFNLTTGPLHWKLLGQARAVDNQLYVALCSPARDMTEGVYHAYGHSLIVDPMAKVLEEAGEGEQVVSAVLDGDSIEKARKGIPLRDQRRFDVYPDVSEGKVSYDEKP, from the coding sequence atgagagcttcaacaacaaccacattGAGGACATTGCGACGCCTCACGTCTCTCAGCCGCCATCCAACCCAAACAATCTCTTGCGCACAACTGCCCCTCCCCTCGTTCTTCCGCAAAatgtcctcttccccccccccctccgcgCAAACGACGCCCGGCActaccctcctccgccagcccGTAACCCTAGCCTGCATCCAACTcccctccacatccaccaaatccgacaacctctcccacgccgccaccgccgtctcctcggccgtcaaatccacctcggccaaaatcgtcgtcctccccgAGTGCTTCAACTCCCCCTACGGCACCGACCATTTTCCCTCCTACGCTGagcccctccccgccgacccctccaaccccctccccgacctcaacccatccttcctcgccctccagaACATCGCCCGCGACAACAAAGTCTACCTCATCGGCGGCTCCATCCCTGAGCTTGTCGttgacagcaacaacaacgagaAGAAATACtacaacacctccctcatcttctcccccgagGGAAAACTCCTCGCCACGCACAGAAAAGTCCACCTTTTCGACATTGACATCCCAGGCGGGATCACGTTCACCGAGTCGGACATCCTGTCGCCAGGGAATAAGCTTACTATTGTGGACCTCCCCGAGTACGGCAAGATAGCCGTGGCGATTTGCTATGACATTCGCTTCCCCGAGTTGGCGACCATTGCGGCCAGAAAGGGATGCTTCGCGTTGATCTATCCCGGTGCTTTCAACCTTACTACTGGGCCGCTGCATTGGAAGCTGTTGGGAcaggcgagggcggtggataACCAGCTGTATGTGGCGCTGTGCAGTCCGGCGAGGGATATGACCGAGGGGGTGTACCATGCTTATGGGCACAGTTTGATCGTGGACCCGATGGCGAaagtgctggaggaggctggtgaAGGGGAGCAGGTTGTTAGTGcggtgttggatggggaCAGCATTGAGAAGGCGAGAAAGGGGATTCCATTGAGGGATCAGAGAAGGTTTGATGTTTATCCTGATGTTAGTGAGGGGAAGGTGAGCTATGACGAGAAGCCATAG
- the SPE3 gene encoding putrescine aminopropyltransferase (COG:H; EggNog:ENOG503NX9V) translates to MGDITHSTIKDGWFREISNMWPGQAMTLKVEKVLHHEKSKYQDVLIFKSTDYGNVLVLDNVIQATERDEFAYQEMITNLAMMSHPEPKKVLVIGGGDGGVLREVVKHDCVEEAILCDIDEAVIRLSKQYLPHMSAGFNHPKVKVHVGDGFKFLDDYKNTFDVIITDSSDPEGPAESLFQKPYFKLLHDALREGGVITTQGSENQWLHLPLITKLKQDCKEIFPVAEYAYTTIPTYPSGQIGFMVCTKDANRNVKVPLRSWTKEEEEKHCRYYNSEIHKASFVLPTFAAKALQ, encoded by the exons ATGGGTGACATCACACACTCTACCATCAAGG ATGGCTGGTTCCGCGAGATCTCCAACATGTGGCCTG GCCAGGCCATGACTCTCAAGGTCGAGAAGGTCCTCCACCACGAGAAGTCCAAGTACCAGGATGTCTTGATCTTCAAGTCTACTGACTACGGCAACGTCCTCGTCCTGGACAACGTCATTCAGGCCACCGAGCGTGATGAGTTTGCCTACCAGGAGATGATCACCAACCTTGCCATGATGTCCCACCCTGAGCCCAAGAAGGTCCTCGTCattggcggtggtgatggcggtgtcCTCCGTGAGGTCGTCAAGCACGACTGTGTTGAGGAGGCTATCCTCTGCGACATCGACGAG GCCGTCATCCGCCTCTCCAAGCAGTACCTCCCCCACATGTCCGCTGgcttcaaccaccccaaggtcaaggtccACGTCGGCGACGGCTTCAAGTTCCTTGATGACTACAAGAACACCTTCgacgtcatcatcaccgactCCTCCGACCCCGAGGGTCCCGCCGAGTCTCTCTTCCAGAAGCCCTACTTCAAGCTTCTCCACGACGCCCTCCGTGAGGGCGGTGTCATTACCACTCAAGGTT CTGAGAACCAATGGCTCCACCTTCCCCTgatcaccaagctcaagcagGACTGCAAGGAGATCTTCCCCGTGGCCGAGTACGCctacaccaccatccccacctACCCCTCGGGCCAGATCGGCTTCATGGTCTGCACCAAGGACGCCAACCGCAACGTCAAGGTTCCCCTCCGCTCCTggaccaaggaggaggaggagaagcactGCCGCTACTACAACTCCGAGATCCACAAGGCCAGCTTCGTCCTTCCTACCTTTGCCGCCAAGGCTCTCCAATAG
- the GNA2 gene encoding G-Protein alpha subunit (EggNog:ENOG503NWN3; COG:D; COG:T), with protein MCFGAREKGDEAGAARSRELDKIIRADEKKMSKEVKLLLLGAGESGKSTVLKQMKLIYAQGFSKSEKLEWKPVVFQNIVHSFRLIFDAMNELNIPFENPDNEKNMAHIMVDYDVVADEPLPEDYLEPIKSLWQDQGVKSAIAKGNEYALHDNLDYFCGDLDRVWAKDYVPTDQDLLRSRLRTTGITETIFDLGQLTYRMFDVGGQRSERKKWIHCFENVNCLLFLVAISGYDQCLVEDKDGNQMNEALMLWESIANSHWFSKSALILFLNKMDLFKEKLAKSPITDHGFTDYHGPPDDPNLASKYFMDKFRALNRNPEKEIYGHFTNATDTNLLKITMGSVQDMIIQRNLKQLILARPL; from the exons ATGTGTTTTGGAGCTCGTGAAAAAGGCGATGAGGCCGGCGCGGCCAGGTCGCGTGAGTTGGACAAGATTATTCGCGccgatgagaagaagatgtcAAAGGAGGTGAAGCTTCTGTTGTTAG GAGCGGGCGAATCCGGCAAATCCACGGTGCTCAAACAGATGAAGTTGATCTACGCGCAGGGGTTCAGCAAAAGCGAAAAGCTGGAGTGGAAGCCAGTAGTATTCCAGAATATCGTCCATTCCTTTCGATTAATCTTCGACGCCATGAACGAGCTCAACATCCCATTTGAGAACCCAGATAACGAG AAAAACATGGCGCACATTATGGTGGACTACGATGTGGTTGCGGATGAGCCACTGCCAGAAGACTACTTGGAGCCCATCAAAAGTTTATGGCAAGACCAGGGCGTGAAGAGTGCCATCGCGAAGGGCAACGAATATGCCTTGCATGACAACCTTGACTA CTTCTGCGGCGATTTGGACCGTGTTTGGGCCAAAGACTACGTACCAACTGATCAGGATTTGTTGCGCTCAAGGTTAAGGACAACGGGCATCACTGAGACGATCTTCGACCTCGGTCAACTCACATATCGCATGTTCGACGTCGGCGGCCAAAGATCAGAACGCAAGAAGTGGATTCACTGCTTCGAAAACGTCAACTGCCTGCTATTTTTGGTAGCCATTTCAGGTTACGACCAATGTCTGGTGGAAGACAAGGACGGT AACCAAATGAACGAAGCCCTGATGCTGTGGGAGTCCATCGCCAACTCTCACTGGTTCAGCAAGTCTGCGCTGATCCTCTTCCTGAACAAGATGGATCTCTTCAAAGAGAAGCTGGCCAAGAGTCCGATAACAGATCACGGCTTCACCGACTACCACGGCCCACCAGACGACCCGAACCTGGCCAGCAAGTACTTCATGGACAAGTTCCGGGCGCTGAACCGGAACCCAGAGAAGGAGATTTACGGACATTTCACTAACGCGACCGACACCAACTTGCTCAAGATCACCATGGGTTCCGTGCAGGATATGATTATCCAACGGAACTTGAAGCAGCTTATACT TGCGCGCCCCTTGTAA
- a CDS encoding hypothetical protein (CAZy:GH3; COG:G; EggNog:ENOG503NVBN): MCLADAGQGVRGTDFVSSWPSGIHVGASWNKELTLARGKGMGGEFRTKGVNILLGPVVGPAGRVVSGGRNWEGFASDPYLSGVLVGETVKGIQGVGVVASTKHFIANEQETNRNPNNGVEAVSSNIDDRTMHEIYLWPFQDAVRAGTGSIMCSYQRVNNSYGCANSKTQNGLLKTELGFQGGVVSDWGAQHAGVATAEAGMDMAMPNGGDFWGSHLKDAIKNGTVPESRLDDMVLRTIASWYQMGQDNDFPTPGVGMPKDLTKPHRIIDARNSSFKSTLFDGAVEGHVLVKNIRNALPLKSPKLLSIYGYSAKNPDENNPTDGLSPWLMGSGSFDYQEFGAGFFGWSGATPGTTGIAFNGTLYSGGGSGATSQSLAISPYDAILQQAYEDDTALFWDFHNGKPAVDPVSSACLVFGNVWAAEGADRPGLRDDYTDELILHVASQCNNTVVVFHNAGIRLVEEFIGHPNVTAVIFAHLPGQASGKALASILYGKENPSGKLPYTVARNEDDYGVMLRPDKPEGIFKYFPQSNFTEGVFVDYRHFDEKKIKPRFEFGFGLSYTTFGYSNLAVEKDGNRSFEEFPKGKTVEGGQEDLWDALVRVEAEVENKGEVEGKEVAQLYLGIPGTREEKVPIRQLRGFEKVLVGVGETKKVVFELTRRDLSVWDVRAQKWRLGKGEYNIEVGGSSRNLPLSGKFTV; the protein is encoded by the exons ATGTGTCTGGCTGATGCTGGACAGGGTGTCAGAGGAACAGATTTTGTTAGCAGCTGGCCGAGTGGCATTCATGTTGGGGCCAGCTGGAACAAGGAACTCACTCTGGCAAGGGGCAAAGGTATGGGTGGTGAGTTCAGAACGAAGGGCGTCAATATTCTTCTGGGACCTGTAGTTGGGCCAGCTGGACGGGTTGTCAGTGGTGGAAGAAATTGGGAGGGCTTTGCCAGTGACCCTTATCTGTCCGGCGTATTGGTTGGTGAGACTGTCAAGGGGATTcagggagttggggttgtcgCCAGCACAAAG CATTTCATTGCCAATGAGCAAGAAACCAATAGAAACCCCAACAACGGTGTGGAGGCTGTCTCGTCAAATATAGATGACAGAACCATGCACGAGATTTACTTGTG GCCCTTCCAGGATGCCGTACGCGCCGGAACGGGAAGCATCATGTGCTCCTACCAGAGGGTCAACAACTCGTACGGCTGCGCAAACAGCAAGACGCAAAATGGACTGCTCAAGACTGAACTTGGGTTTCAGGGTGGCGTTGTGAGCGACTGGGGAGCTCAGCACGCCGGGGTTGCCACAGCTGAAGCAGGCATGGATATGGCTATGCCAAATGGCGGTGACTTTTGGGGCTCACATCTCAAAGACGCCATCAAAAATGGAACGGTGCCCGAAAGCAGGCTAGATGATATGGTCCTCAG AACAATCGCTTCTTGGTATCAAATGGGCCAGGACAATGACTTTCCTACGCCAGGTGTCGGTATGCCCAAGGACCTCACCAAGCCACATCGCATTATCGATGCAAGAAACTCTTCCTTCAAATCCACCCTATTTGATGGTGCGGTTGAAGGTCATGTCCTGGTCAAAAACATCCGCAATGCCTTGCCGCTCAAGAGCCCCAAACTGCTGTCTATTTACGGCTACTCCGCCAAGAACCCCGACGAAAACAACCCAACAGATGGCCTCTCTCCCTGGCTGATGGGATCGGGATCCTTTGACTACCAGGAGTTTGGTGCAGGCTTCTTTGGCTGGTCAGGCGCAACACCAGGAACGACAGGCATTGCTTTTAACGGAACACTGTACTCCGGTGGTGGATCAGGGGCAACATCTCAGTCTCTTGCCATTTCACCATATGACGCCATCCTTCAGCAAGCCTACGAGGACGATACAGCCCTCTTCTGGGACTTCCACAACGGCAAGCCGGCAGTGGATCCTGTCTCCAGCGCGTGTCTGGTATTCGGTAACGTCTGGGCTGCAGAAGGCGCAGATAGACCTGGCCTTCGAGACGATTACACCGACGAGCTGATCCTCCACGTCGCCAGCCAGTGCAACAACACTGTTGTGGTTTTCCATAATGCTGGTATAAGACTCGTTGAAGAATTTATCGGCCACCCCAACGTCACAGCAGTGATCTTTGCCCATCTCCCAGGACAAGCGTCCGGGAAGGCGTTGGCATCTATCCTCTATGGAAAGGAGAACCCTTCAGGTAAACTGCCTTATACTGTTGCGCGCAACGAAGACGACTATGGAGTCATGCTCAGGCCTGACAAGCCGGAGGGCATCTTTAAGTATTTCCCTCAGAGCAACTTTACCGAGGGTGTGTTTGTCGATTACAGGCACTTTGACGAAAAAAAGATCAAGCCTAGATTTGAGTTTGGGTTTGGCCTGAGTTACACTACCTTTGGGTATTCCAATCTTGCTGTTGAGAAGGATGGCAACAGAAGCTTTGAGGAGTTTCCCAAGGGGAAGACTGTAGAGGGTGGTCAGGAGGACTTGTGGGATGCACTGGTTAGAGtggaggctgaggttgagaacaagggggaggtggaggggaaggaggttgcgCAGTTGTATTTGGGGATTCCGGGGACGAGAGAGGAAAAGGTACCTATTAGGCAGTTAAGGGGGTTTGAGAAAgtgttggttggggtgggggagacgaagaaggtggtgtttgagctgacgaggagggatttgagTGTCTGGGATGTGAGGGCGCAGAagtggaggttggggaagggggagtaTAACATCGAGGTTGGGGGCAGTAGTAGGAATTTGCCTTTGTCTGGGAAGTTCACTGTGTAA